A window of Deltaproteobacteria bacterium genomic DNA:
ATCAGAGTTTCCAAAAGTTTATAATAACATATTGACAGGGGATTGTGAAAGCATTATAATATTTCCAATTTTGACATTATGGAATTCGCTCGGCGACTTTCGACTCTTTTTCCAGGTCTGCAGTTGCAGTCTTTGCCGAATCTTTCAAGGGTCATCAGCGCGCTCTCGACCGGAATGTTGCACAAATTCCGTGCAACCGGCCCCACGTGAAGACTCGCCTTACGGGTCTGCCGACGGCTCTGCCGGAAAGACACCGATCACCGTCACAAGGGCTGCACACCGGGAAAGATCAGATGCGGCCGTATAAGCACGGTATTTGAAGCCCGGCGGCAGGTCGCAGCCGTTCGGTAAAGAAGACTCCGAATTCTTCTTTTTCAAGCATTGCTCGCTTAGACGCCGGACACCCGGGAAAATACAACTACGCAACCACATCAAGGACGGGCACATGGGAGTAAGCTACATATCACTTATCGACAGGATGAGGAAGGCGGCCAAACTCAAGAACGACTCGGCCATAGCAAGGACACTGGGCATAACGCCTCAGGCCCTCTCAAACTACAAGAAGCGCGGCGAGATCCCGGCGGACCTCGTCCTCAAGTTCGCCGACATGTTCGGCCTCTCCGTGGACTGGCTCCTTACGGGAGAGGGCGAGATGTACAAGAGCAACCTGGCGTCATCGAAGACCGGCGGTGCGGCCTACGCGGCCGAGGAGGCGGGCAGCTACGGCAAGACGACCGCCGAGGGACTGGCCAAGATAACCGAGTGCGCAGCCCTCACGCCCGACGAGATAATCTACGTGGGCAAGCTGCTCAAGATCCTCAGGGGCTACAACAAGTCGGCCGTCGCCGCCATCAAGTACAGCATAGACACCTTCAGCAAGGCCTCCGAGTCGGCCGAAGAGGAGAT
This region includes:
- a CDS encoding helix-turn-helix domain-containing protein; translation: MGVSYISLIDRMRKAAKLKNDSAIARTLGITPQALSNYKKRGEIPADLVLKFADMFGLSVDWLLTGEGEMYKSNLASSKTGGAAYAAEEAGSYGKTTAEGLAKITECAALTPDEIIYVGKLLKILRGYNKSAVAAIKYSIDTFSKASESAEEEIKKEGAR